The following coding sequences are from one Triticum dicoccoides isolate Atlit2015 ecotype Zavitan chromosome 4A, WEW_v2.0, whole genome shotgun sequence window:
- the LOC119283664 gene encoding ethylene-responsive transcription factor 15-like: protein MLASLSSNPVDPMDQADDHSYYHGYSISFSSGAQCTHHQHAPQAHPDMGMETDHQLLSFLMEEATSSSNGSSASTPPTSAWEAGNGKGESSSRGENMAAPAAWPASEPGRSGPDSPLIGVRKRPWGKYAAEIRDSTRNGARVWLGTFDTPDAAALAYDQAAFSVRGPAAVLNFPVKLVQESLRALGLGVGRAAAAAGDSPALALKRRHCIRKRNPKNKRRTGTSATATAVDAASSLPTCVLELEDLGADYLEELLTLSDMHDTSPSWSW, encoded by the coding sequence ATGCTCGCCTCATTATCTTCAAACCCTGTCGACCCGATGGATCAGGCAGATGATCACTCCTACTACCACGGCTACTCCATCTCTTTCTCCTCCGGTGCCCAGTGCACGCATCACCAGCACGCTCCTCAGGCTCATCCTGACATGGGCATGGAGACCGACCACCAGCTACTCTCGTTCCTCATGGAAGAAGCCACCAGCAGCAGCAACGGCAGCTCAGCCTCCACACCTCCCACCTCTGCCTGGGAGGCCGGCAACGGCAAAGGCGAAAGCAGCTCACGCGGCGAGAACATGGCGGCGCCTGCCGCGTGGCCGGCATCAGAACCCGGTAGGAGCGGGCCGGACTCGCCGCTCATCGGGGTGCGGAAGCGGCCGTGGGGCAAGTACGCGGCGGAGATCCGGGACTCCACCCGGAACGGCGCCCGCGTCTGGCTTGGCACTTTCGACACCCCGGATGCCGCCGCGCTCGCCTACGACCAGGCCGCCTTCTCCGTGCGCGGCCCGGCCGCCGTCCTCAACTTCCCCGTCAAGCTTGTGCAGGAGTCGCTGCGCGCGCTCGGGCTCGGcgtcggccgcgccgccgccgccgcgggggaCTCGCCTGCTCTCGCGCTCAAGCGCCGGCACTGCATCCGGAAGAGAAACCCCAAGAACAAGAGGAGGACTGGcacgtcggcgacggcgacggcggtagATGCTGCATCGTCATTGCCAACTTGCGTGCTGGAACTGGAGGACCTTGGAGCCGACTACCTCGAGGAGCTGCTCACCTTGTCCGATATGCATGATACGAGCCCGTCATGGTCATGGTGA